CAGCCGCCAGGAGTTCTGGTGCAAAGGGGAGACCTCCGGCAACCGCCAGTACGTGCGCGAGATCCGCTACGATTGCGACCAGGACGCCCTGTTGGTCAAGGTCCTGCAGGTGGGGCCGGCATGCCACACGGAAGAGAGGTCATGCTTCTACCGCGTGCTCGGAGAGGCACGCACCGACCTGGAACCGGGCGAATAGGAGCATACCGGGGCGGCGGGGCCCTAGAAG
This portion of the Actinomycetota bacterium genome encodes:
- the hisI gene encoding phosphoribosyl-AMP cyclohydrolase — protein: MEFKFDDNGLIPAIIQDVESGEVLMLGYMNGESLARTIESGRTWFWSRSRQEFWCKGETSGNRQYVREIRYDCDQDALLVKVLQVGPACHTEERSCFYRVLGEARTDLEPGE